aaaatggtgtttccagttgtgtcccTGCTTTAACTCCTGGACCATTCAACCAatggtattaaaattttattatattgttactgatgacaaaatggaggccAAGTTCAATGTTGATGATTGCCACTTTTACCATTCTGGGTTTATGGACTTTGTGATAATGAAAAATGCCAGGACAcagataaatgttaaaaaatttggGTTTGCTGTCACTTTTTGAATATTGCTATAATATGCATGGCAATTCTGTATCATAATAAAAGTGTCTAACTGAAAGGATAAATATGGATGTGTATCAAAGAAAACACCTCATCTGGCCTTGCAGAAAAAAGACCAGGTTTCCatcatactagaacacacccgaaAAATTGTGGGaatttagagcttggttgaaagtatgtaaactgttgtagggagaatttttgtaaaatgtttcatgttttgagaatttcagaaaaggtatcaaaattcataggtacttGAAAACAGTTTAAGCCCTCTCTCTTCCAATGTCTATTATATAGAGAGTCTATATCAACACGACTGATGATACTTATTGTCCTGTCCCCAAGCACCCTAATCAAATTTATGTGCAAGTTAAAATCTGGAAGTCCTGTTTGACTTAAAAGCAAAATCGCTGGCATTTTTAGCTTGGTTGAAAGTACATTAACTATTTCAGGatgtatttttgtaaaagattttatgtgtAGAGAACTTAAGAAATGGTATCAAAAATCATATGGGTACATGGAaacaggacaatttttttaagCCCTCTCTCTATCTTTCAAAGtccgttattattttgttttctgttatattccatTAATTTCGcatttctgtatactatgaacatacatatattattataaacattaaAGTGTATTACTATTAATTCTAACTTTCTTCTCCATACCggtatatctatatattatagaAGTATATTAATCAAagtatacatgcagataaacacgaaaataattgtcGTGTCCCCGTTCAAAtacttatgaaaattatgtgcAAGTTTAAACCGAGGTATAATAGTAGTGGTTCTTACGATCTAAAAACCACGATATAGACAACGCCCTAATTGGCTtatacaattttcatttttgttatctatcatacgaatggttctcaatgttaaaaccAGATGTAATATCTGACTTAAAAGTAGGTTTGAATACAgaatcaatatccggacacctttattttcgtttttctcccaaaataacccaaacttaatagtcataagaatggatgacaaatgcgactatgcacggTACCTATATGACACAGAGgcatgattaatttattgtggaaggaatagaagcgacacacaaaatgaggtcttctcgtttaatagtatagatatgtgATGATAAGCAGCGTAAGGAAAAAGGGGTGGGGTGCATTTTGTTGGAAAAgtttagttgattatataggggaTCACTGAAGCCAGCCTCCTTTTAGTGCAGTCAGTACCtccattgacctaccactagtggttcaccacaaactagacctaatcacaaacattaataaaatattgatacCGACAGAAACACCATAATTATGCATTGCATTTTGTCTCCTACAAGGCGAGACAACTACGTACCACacacataaaaacaaaaagttttaaaaaaagtcaaaattatttgatttttttcttcatcaaattGATTTAGACTGCCCAAGAAACAGAAAGGTTGCATACCTGTAAGGATTCTATTTTTTCTTCTGATGCTTTCATCTTTGAATCTAACtggtttttaatttcttttggaGGCTGCAATATGAACCTATTAGGAAAAAACATAATAACTTAGATTATACATGTTACTTTATACTGTAGTACAATTTAAgagtttcaaaatatcaattattttatcTACGAAAAACGAAGACCATTTGaatctgaaaaaatattacacccatattcatatgatttgaaatttcagcaaaaaaaagGATGTTGTTGAAGCATATCAAAATCTTTCTCTGTATTAACTCCTTTATGACATATTATCACGGCATTCAAACCTTTTCTATTGGTCACATCAATAAGTACTGTACTTCTTAACTAAgtctaattattttttatctaagtTTTATCAAAATAGCTTTGTCTGCCAAAggataaattaaacaaaatataatttgttgGAAGTCGGTTTATCTGCATTTCTTTATTGGTGTTGAGAATGTTTTCATGGTTTTAGAAGGTATTTGACCCTAcatcataaatagttttttggTTTGCATGTTTTTTGTCTAATTTGAAAGCAATGCCAATGAcaagtttgaatatatattatataaaaggacATTCCTAATTTTATTTTTGCCAGCTTTGTTTCGATTAATTCAGTAAAAATTGCTACATGTAATTAACTAAAACATTGCTCATGAGTCATGATCCCTGAATGATGAATTTCTACCAATTGATCCTACAACCAAATAATCAACCTGATTGACAAAATGTCTTGCATAAAATTAGAGGACAATATATCTCTATATTCTTACATTCTACCAACTCCTTCATACAGACGGGTTTCTTCTGCCAGGGATGACAGTTCATGGTATACCAATTTCGAATGTTGAATTGTTCTCTTAAGAGCCTCTATCTGGGCATCGGAGatcttaatttgattttttgaGTTGATCATCTTTATCTGGAGTTCTTGAAATGCCtgcaatgatttaaaaaaatagtctTCTATACATCATGTATATAACAATTTCTGTAAACTAGGGCCTaatttaatatattgtttgtttccccaatccctaCTCTGCCAagcaggtgtgggtaggtaggtagggaaataattatattatttccAAAAAGGTGGAACAATATCAGTCAATTCTGCAAGCCTgaaatcagaaatgaataaaataatatttgacttagttttgacaataaaattttatgagtcgGACCTTTATTTCAGGGTTGGgtgggattggggaaacaaacaatattttgttttaggcCTAAGAGCACTTACATGTATCTTCATattcaatttatttcttgatttaaccctttcaacgctacacaaaaaaatagaaaaatggctgctgctgctgcatttttttgtgttcattcattggAACAGTATTTTTCTTTTCAGACTGCtgcatcttttttattataagagatacagagacagttattgcatgaaaaatgctcaggagagcATGACCTGTAATGTGAGGCaattatttcagtaaaatttttatcaggttacctgcattttcaggtaattaataggtaaaaggtgtaatttattacatttgtgttgaattttgaataaaaacttcttatagtcttcatttattttgttgttttatctgccatataataaacaagaatgtgtccccagtacacggatgccccactcgcactatcattttctatgttcagtggaccgtgaaattggggtcagaactctaacttgacattaaaattagaaagatcatatcataaggaacatatatactaagtttcaggttgattgaacttcaacttcatcaaaaactacctcgacaaaaaactttaacctgaaactggacagacgaacgaacagatggATGGATGAACGGAaggacggacagaccagaaaacataatgcccctcttctatcgtaggtgtgGCATTAAAATACATCAGTTGCTCGATTCAGTAGCGTATTTCACTATACACAACATATATTATATAATCCTGGCACAAATAATTGGCTCTGTCCTGAAAATTTTCAGTCAACCTctgttttccccctttttctacgtctcgtaatgatcgatcaaatcatatttcccacacgaatTAAATGTTATAAgcacattgagataacaagaaaccttttaactaatcctcatcaggggtgtggaaatgctatgcccgactcgcccgactcgtacatttgaacaaccggacaagtaattatttttgtcttggttgcccgtggacaagtaaaaaaatatacaacacttgtacaagacaaagttcaaatgcaacaaaaacataaaattaatttcaaaacgtattaagatgtttaatttatgtaaaagaaaccaatctTCAGCAactaaaaacatcaatgttcatgacgataagTATTACATGAGACTggaaatagatcgattaccaaaataaataaatataagtatGCAAACCAGAGTCccgtaacattgcattggctttgttCATTGACCCTGGATCGTCGATTaagttttatccatcatttaccggttgtgtcatttctttaaattttgtatcgagattcagattgacaaatacttaataaaaagctGTGCAAGCAAAACAAAAAGAATCATGTgtcgagtagaaaaccttaaatgcaaacGGAAGACACacagtatttaaaaaagaagGAAACAGAAGCGAGaatcactgtcctcaaatttagtatatTATGTACCTattggctacaatttttattccaaaactgCTGCAGAATggtcctttacatgtcatttcattggttggtttgctgttaggtttctgtcccactgatgttaacccatttcctactttcctaattttttacacatataaacaaatggatttcattcGTTTGTGATGCACAATagtgctaagtaagaatcatatattagctaacaagaaatacttcaatatttattgggatcatcagCATGATCAGGGCAAGTaaatttttttccggacaagtaaaatttttagttttacttgcccggggacaagtgctcacaacaaatatttccacacccctgctcATTGTCAGTTTCaccatagaaatgctgaaatatttccatatttacagcttcgtttccgatttATGCCATttgtatttgtcaaaatatttgtttttattttccttctactgcatgattttagAATAAAAGCTGAATGATTTAAGAGTCCTGATGAAAAATCCATTGTCATCGCAGCTATGCCACGAATAGCAGTGGTGGATGACGTACATCATCACGGTATATGCCGTGTATAGCGTTGAACGGGTTAAGTGTCAAAATATGCCATGACAGACCCAAATTTCCAGATAATGTAAATTAAACCTCCAGGAAATTTGGGTACATCAAATTTGCTCTCAAAGTCCAAGCGACTTTAAAAATTGCTTCAGCGTTATGACGTTGTAGGGAGGGTTCCCCGAAAGAAAACTAGATGTGTCGGAGCGACGCGAATGGCCctgtcccaaaaagttgaaaaatctacaatttcaatataaacacatgtggacacaaacatgatggtagtctcacatatcaaacatcagctcaaaatctgtataactgtgattttcaataatttatcaaagtccaaggCCCGTAATTTtagcaaaaattagtggagcagaaCTAAGCTTTAACTTTACCTGTAAcgcatcatggttaactcacataccaaaaatcagcccaatatctgaaggtgtttagaaaaagagactgtataactgtgattttcaacaaattctcaaagtccaaagcccgtaatttcggcataaattagtggagcggaacaaaacttaaacttgatctgtaactcatcatggttaactcacatacaaaaaataagcccaatatctgaaggcgtttggAAAAAAAGTCTAtgtaactgtgattttcaacaatttttcaaagtccaaagcccataatttcggcaaaaattagtggagcgcaATGAAACTttaaacttgatctataactcatcatggttaactcacataccaaaaatcagcccaacatctgaaggcatttagaaaaaaactccttataatggtttgttgcagaatgacgGAATAACGGAATTTCAGAATTACAGAATTTCTGAATGACCATGatgatggacaagggtaaaactatatggcaccgacaacttcgttgcagggccataaaaaaagccttgccagacatcataattatttggactactataGTATATACAGTCAAAATAAGGAAATTTGTCTTACTCTAGCCATTTTTTCATAGATGATGACAATATCTCaggatacatacatgtacatgtcgtAATGAAATATTGTCTTGGCATTTGCTTGCATTGGAGGGCAATATTTTAAaggacaaaacatattttgtaatttgCATAACATAAATTTCCCTTTTTATTCCTGATccattggcattttttttttatataattacaccttatgtaagaatcctgggttttgattggttgatagctaGTGTATTTTCACCAATTCAccgttatcaaatgaatatcgttcattttttaacgctgccggggtatatgcaaaaatgatatgccttttttaccctctctgccgtggtatttgccaaaaaatactctatccgactggacgcttgtgaTGTCaagatcatcaatgcgtttttgaacgttaacatttggtgtaattaaacaggtatagcatgttcttgaggggtatttgcaaaAATAACAATCTCAAGAaagaatttccctcgccttacagCTCGTGAAGTTTAACATTCTCTTCACtggtattttttggcaaatatccCTCCTTAacagtgggtctcattggggtttAAGCGTGACAAGGGATTGCCgatttttgtaagcgtgacacgtgaaagtcaaataattgtgtcgtgaaaacgggaaatgaggtctagcgggacccgggaaatgacaaaaataatgagaattgcttacgtacatacatgtagtgtaagcgggatacgggaatctgacaaaacagtcaGCGGGATttgggatcggaaccccccaatgagacccccttaacatgatatatctgttcaaaaacTAATGCGGAGACACATAGCCTATGAGTGGGGGGATTTGTCATGTATTCGGCTAAAAACCTATTTCAGTGACCAGTCCCAACCTGTTTTAGTGTTTACAGACAGGTACCATAGGCTTGGTATCGGGATTGTTCGCCCTGATTACATGTTTTTGTTGATTAAATCATGTGTGTAAATGTGAAGTAAAATGATGTGTGATAGTGGCTTTGTATGTTTTAGTGCTCTTTAATATAGTAAGGTTACAACTTtgatatatttggtatatatatgaTAGTGAATAACAAGTGATCAATGTACAGCAGTCTGACTGTGTTTTTAGTATTTGTTTTACCAATAGTAATTCAATTTAGTGCTTTAAAATATATTCGTTTAGGAAATATATGTGTGCGAAGTGCAGTTCGGAATTTATCTTGTTATAACTGTTactgaatatttttatattgttaaaatgtatatcaataaagttaaatatataaataacttaGTCTTTAGTTGTTTCATGTCAAATAATTTGTAGTCTTTGAATTCACAGAAACTTATCCTCGTAGCAGCAAGACAACATAATAACTTAgtacatttaaaatacaatgtagtgCTGAGTGAAATTCCGAGACACTTATTTCCCAAAAGCAGCAACACGTAatacatcataaataaatattcGGTGAATGTAAAAAGACTTCAACAAATGccattacatacaaataatttagtcttcagttgttttacatttaaaaatacaacttGATGTTGTGCTGATCGAAATTCACAAAAACTAATTTCCTAGTAATGTAATTTACAAACAGGTACTAACTTAATTCTCAATACCTTGAAGTCACAATATCTTGTAGTCCTGAAATTTACAGGAACTTATAACCTAGTAGACAACATAATACATCGTAAATATTCGGCGAAATTGTAGACtgacttcaacatattcaatcaaatacacacaacacaacgctataataaaaaataaaaatcagggcgAACATACCCGGGACGAACAGGTATCCTGGCGAACGGTCTCAGGGCGAAACGGAACTAGGGCGAACAGTAACTAGGGCAAACTGAAATCAGGGCGGACGGACCCGGATTccattagtccgagattactctgacgtccaacggctgttttgccagacaagctggggccatgggacgtcagagctcgtcccatatcaaaaagtggatatttgcccacccaaaatagatgcgctgcttcgtcgcttctggtgccgactgacggccttggaattatataaatcgggcagtaaaatgaaaggcaaaatgcagaaatcaatgggtctctgtgaaaacggttaaaatatggaaaaataaaggttggcaggtaggtgaaacttacataaatgaaaagataaatgaaaaatgaacagattgctgcccgatttatataattccaaggccgtcagtcggcaccagaagcgacgaagcagcgcatctattttgggtgggcaaatatccactttttgatatgggacgagctctgacgtcccacggccccagcttgtctggcaaaacagccgttggacgtcagagtaatctcgaactaGGATTCCATAGGCTTAGACACATCTGTTATCAAGTTTCCTCTTTCTAAGCATCATAGGCCTATGTAAAGTATGGTCTTCTTGTGAACTAAAACCCTTGTAAGTGCAATGAAATATTGCATCAAGCAGAGACTCGACAAGCGATGTTGCTGTGCTGCTCCATGACAATgctgttttaatttataaaattaaacaggCAGTGCCCCGAAGATTAAATTACCGAAAACAGCTCTGTCTATGAtgttaaagttttgaaaattaaaaacatctATTCTTAAACTATGTGACAGCAATCCAGAATAACTGAAAGAGTTCTATAAAAACCTTTTTAAGCTCCATATCAACGGGCATTCCTGCTTTTGCTGCCATTCTGTTATTTGATCAATGTGTAAAGAACGctttattttgttcacatcaTAAAATGTATTACAAACGCATGACTAATATATTCAGTAAAGTTTCCCGAACCATATAAAGTAAGTCTTGTATACCTCAACATTTTACTACCACAACGCACTACAACGAAATGAATAAAATTCTACAACGATTAAAACGAAGTCCGAATTATCAATAAATCCTTTagagttaaaaaatattttttcatttacaaaataacgtttaaatttacaaaaaaaaaccaagttttagctttctaaaaagctatgAACTGCTTCGCTCCACTTTGTGTGCATATGgttgtttttaaaattagtattgtaaatgtggtatttttagatattgataGATATTTATAGAACAAGGTGATTATATATAGCGGATACAAGTCTACCAATAGCTGTTGCTGTATACCAGCCTCTTTATAATGCAACCAATCTTCTTCTGGTATTCTTTTTCCGTCCACGTTGGGACAACCTCAATTGAGTACAGTTTTCCTTCTTCACTATCTACAGACAACAGTAATCCGTCATCACAATAATGTCAATAATATCCATCACCACATTtatatacactatatatatacaacatatatatacacaatatcGATCACGGTAAAATTAGCACTAAATGTTCCCGGCACACTAACAATATACTTATTTCCTGTTAAAGACGCACAATTATCTCTTCTTAATGTCCAACGTTCTATATCTAGCAACGTGAAGAGCATAAATCAACTGCCTTGATAAATCTTCTATCCTTTGAAGTACTGTATTATCATTTGTATACCGAGAAAGTAACACGGTGCAGTCCAAGATAATTTGTAGTTGGTCATCAGTTGGTATGTCCCTCATTCTAAAGTTCAAGAAATCAGAGATAATTTCATCGATTTGGTTAAGATATCTTTCTCTAATGCATTGGAGTATTTTACATGTAAGCAAAAAATGAGAACGATCTTCGATATCTGTAtcacataatttacaagtaggaGTCTCATTTAGATTATATCTTGATCTATGAGATTGTAAAATGTACGTATCAGTAATAACCTTTAGTTTCACAGATATTCGGACAGCTTCTCTCGTTGGGTCACTTGTATTTCCAATGGATAATAATGTATGGCATTTTCCTGGTGAAATGTTCGAGGTCCCAAGATATTTCAGAGATTTATAAGTACAGCTCTTTTGTATTAATGCATTTTTCCAGTAATGGTCAATTGCTAAACGAACGGATTTCTTCCAAGAATATTTTGTTGGTGGGTCGTTTAGAAGTACGATTGGTGATTGTAGATCGTATTTGAATAGTACCCTCTTGATCGCTATGAACCAGCTATTACTTTCTTGATTTTTTGCTATTAATTGCCTCCttgctattttcttttctaaatggTTTTCATTTTGGTTACAGATGTTGTTGAAtaaatttaatgatttttgaTCAATTTGAGCTTCTATAGGTAAAATGCCAGACATGATGTAAACACTAGGATCAGGAGCTGATATAGGAAcggataaaatttgttttaatattttcttctGAAATGTTTCTAATTTAAGTAGGTTTTTTGAAGTTGGTAGTATGACTTCGAGACCATAGGT
This genomic window from Mytilus galloprovincialis chromosome 9, xbMytGall1.hap1.1, whole genome shotgun sequence contains:
- the LOC143044971 gene encoding prefoldin subunit 1-like — translated: MAAKAGMPVDMELKKAFQELQIKMINSKNQIKISDAQIEALKRTIQHSKLVYHELSSLAEETRLYEGVGRMFILQPPKEIKNQLDSKMKASEEKIESLQKNKTYLERNIKESEDNLREMITSRQMAK